The following proteins are co-located in the Frigidibacter mobilis genome:
- a CDS encoding ABC transporter permease, with protein sequence MTQGAPAPEALALQGRVTLASLAATRTLLDKDGAGRTLDLSGVTVLDTAGAWLLASRQMAAATHGSAFAIIGANAAQALLLQTVADALSAAETPAAPRRLHHHAGDSLADTGKAVTGIAIGIADSLGFLGLVMARLGRTLLHPSRLRLTALVHHMHQAGLNAVPIVALMGFLIGVVLAFQGASQLKQFGAEVFVVDLIAISILRELGILLTAIIVAGRSASAFTAAIGSMKMREEIDAMRVLGLDPVELLVLPRMLALVIMLPVLGFVANISGLLGGGLMAWVELGISPGMFRTQLLNNTDVSHLLIGMAKAPVFAVIIGVVGCHQGMQVKGDTDSLGSRTSRSVVAAIFLVIVVDALFSIFFALWGI encoded by the coding sequence ATGACGCAGGGGGCACCCGCCCCTGAAGCGCTGGCGCTGCAGGGGCGGGTCACTCTGGCAAGCCTGGCCGCAACCCGCACTCTGCTTGATAAGGACGGGGCGGGCCGGACGCTGGACCTGTCCGGCGTCACCGTGCTGGACACGGCAGGTGCTTGGCTGCTGGCCTCGCGCCAGATGGCGGCCGCTACGCACGGAAGTGCTTTTGCGATTATCGGAGCCAATGCCGCGCAGGCGCTGCTGCTGCAAACCGTAGCCGACGCTCTGTCGGCGGCGGAAACCCCGGCTGCGCCGCGCCGGCTGCACCACCATGCCGGCGACAGTTTGGCAGATACAGGCAAGGCCGTCACCGGCATCGCGATCGGAATCGCGGACAGCCTGGGGTTTCTCGGGCTGGTCATGGCGCGGCTGGGCCGGACGTTGCTGCACCCCTCGCGGCTGCGCCTGACGGCGCTGGTCCATCACATGCATCAGGCGGGCCTGAACGCGGTGCCCATCGTCGCGCTGATGGGGTTCCTGATCGGGGTGGTGCTGGCCTTCCAGGGTGCCTCGCAGCTCAAGCAATTCGGGGCCGAGGTTTTCGTCGTCGATCTGATCGCCATCTCTATCCTGCGCGAGCTTGGCATTCTGCTGACCGCGATCATCGTGGCCGGGCGGTCTGCCTCGGCCTTTACCGCGGCCATCGGATCCATGAAGATGCGCGAAGAGATCGACGCGATGCGGGTTCTGGGCCTCGATCCGGTGGAACTGCTGGTGCTGCCGCGCATGCTTGCGCTGGTCATCATGCTGCCGGTCCTCGGCTTTGTCGCCAACATCTCCGGCCTCCTCGGCGGCGGGCTGATGGCCTGGGTGGAGCTTGGCATCTCGCCGGGGATGTTCCGCACCCAACTGCTGAACAACACCGACGTGTCGCATCTGCTGATCGGCATGGCCAAGGCGCCGGTCTTCGCCGTCATCATCGGCGTGGTGGGCTGCCATCAGGGAATGCAGGTCAAGGGCGATACGGACTCGCTGGGTAGCCGCACCTCGCGCTCGGTCGTGGCGGCGATCTTTCTGGTGATCGTCGTGGATGCGCTGTTCTCGATCTTCTTCGCGCTGTGGGGAATCTGA
- a CDS encoding Thivi_2564 family membrane protein yields the protein MPLLDLVITLVVVGVLLWLVNTYIPMDRKIKSILNIVVVIAVIFWILRGTGMLASLSAVQVGG from the coding sequence ATGCCGCTTCTTGATCTTGTCATCACTCTTGTCGTCGTCGGCGTCCTGCTGTGGCTGGTCAACACCTACATCCCGATGGACCGGAAGATCAAATCCATCCTCAACATCGTCGTCGTGATCGCCGTCATCTTCTGGATTCTCCGCGGCACTGGGATGCTGGCCAGCCTGAGCGCGGTCCAGGTCGGCGGATGA